GCGGTACGCGGTGACGAACGGGAATCGCTGTTGCGGCGTATCGGTCTGGCGGCCGCCAAGTACTGGGTGTGCAAGCGCGCCACCCCGCACGCCGGCGAGGCGATGGAATGCCTCGGCGGCAACGGCTATGTCGAGGATTCCGGCATGCCGCGGCTCTACCGCGAGGCCCCGCTGATGGGAATATGGGAAGGCTCGGGAAATGTCAGCGCGCTGGATACGCTGCGCGCGATGGCCACCCGGCCGGAATGTGTCGACGTGCTGTTCGAGGAACTGGCGCTGGCATCGGACCCTCGGCTGAACGCCCATGTGGCACAGCTGAAGACCGCACTGGGAGACTTCGCCGATATCGAGTACCGGGCGCGCAAGATCACCGAGGACATCGCGCTGGCGTTGCAGGGTGCGCTGCTGGTGCGCCACGGTCATCCGGCCGTCACGGAGGCCTTCCTGGCCAGCCGCCTCGGCGGACAGTGGGGCGGAGCGTTCGGCACCCTGCCGACCGGATTGGATCTGGCACCGGTGATCGAGCGCGCGATGGTCAAGGGATGAGCGTCGACACGCTGAAGACCCCGCCGTTGAAGACGATGACCTACGAGGTGACCGACCGCATCGCCCGGATCACCTTCAACCGCCCCGACAAGGCCAACGCCATCGTCGCCGACACCCCGGTGGAGTTGGCGGCCTGCGTGGAGCGCGCCGACCTCGACCCGAACGTGCATGTGATCCTGGTTTCCGGTGCGGGAGAAGGGTTCTGCGCGGGCTTCGATCTGGGAGCCTATGCCGACGGATCATCCTCACCGGGCAACGACTACCGCGGCACGGTGCTGGACGGCAAGACCCAGGCCGTCAACCACCTGCCCGACCGGCCCTGGGATCCGATGATCGACTATCAGATGATGAGCCGGTTCGTCCGCGGCTTCGCCAGCCTGATGCACTGTGACAAGCCGACGGTCGTCAAGATCCACGGCTACTGCGTGGCCGGCGGCACCGATATCGCGTTGCACGCCGATCAGGTCATCGCGGCATCGGACGCCAAGATCGGCTACCCGCCGATGCGGGTATGGGGTGTTCCCGCGGCTGGGCTGTGGGCGCACCGCCTCGGTGACCAGCGCGCGAAAAGACTGCTGTTCACCGGGGATTGCATCACCGGAGCGCAGGCCGCCGAATGGGGGTTGGCAGTGGAGGCGCCCGAGCCGCAGAACCTCGACGAGCGGACCGAACGGCTGGTCGCGCGCATCGCGGCCATGCCGGTCAATCAGCTCATCATGGCCAAACTCGCCTGCAACACCGCACTGTTGCAACAGGGGGTCGCCACCAGCAGGATGGTCAGCACCGTCTTCGACGGTATCGCCAGGCACACCCCGGAGGGGCATGCCTTCGTCGCCGACGCCGTCGAGAACGGTTTTCGGGAGGCGGTCCGCCACCGTGACGAGCCGCTCGGCGACCACGGTCGCCGCGCGTCCGGAGTCTGATGCGGCTCACCGCGCGGTCGGTGGTGCTGAGCGTGCTGCTGGGCGCGCACCCGGCGTGGGCATCGGCGGCCGAATTGATCACGCTGACCTCCGATTTCGGCATCCGAGAATCGACGCTGCGGGTGGCGCTGACCCGGATGGTCGGGACCGGGGACCTGGTGCGTTCGGCCGACGGGTATCGGCTCTCGGATCGGCTGATGGCCCGCCAGCGCCGACAGGATGCGGCCATCGACCCGCAGGAACGCCCTTGGGACGGGCTGTGGACGACGGTGGTGATCACTCGGGTGGGTGCCGATGCCCGCAGCCGAGCCGAACTGCGGAACGGGCTGGCGCAGAACCGTTTCGGTGAGTTGCGGGATGGGGTGTGGCTGAGGCCGGACAACCTGCAGGTGGCACTCCCCGCGGACGCACTGGCCCGGACGAGGGTCTTGCACAGTCGTGACGATGATCCTGCCGGTTTGGTGGCGCAGTTGTGGGATCTCGATGGTTGGGCAGCCGAAGGCGCCCGCCTGCTCGATGAGATCGGCAGCGCGGATGACGTACCCACGCGCTTTGTCGCTGCCGCGGCGATCGTGCGTCAGCTACTCACCGACCCGGTCCTGCCCGCCGACCTGTTGCCGGCACGCTGGCCGGGGGAGCAGTTGCGCCACGCCTACCGGGACTTCGCGGCCGAATTGGTCGCGCGACGTGACCAGAAAGTGGAGACGATATGAGCGCGGAGACCGGTTCGGTACGGGTGGAGCACAACGGGCCGGTGACGACGGTGATCATGAACAGACCCGCCGCGCGCAATGCCGTCGACGGGCCGACCGCGGCCGAGCTGTATGCGGCCTTCGAGGAGTTCGACGCCGATCCGGACGCCGCGGTGGCGGTGCTCTGCGGCGACAACGGAACATTCTGTGCCGGAGCCGATCTCAAGGCGATGGGTACGCCACGGAGCAACCGGGTGCGCCCCGACGGCCCCGGGCCGATGGGTCCGACGCGAATGGTGCTGTCCAAACCGGTGATCGCGGCGGTCAGTGGATATGCTGTGGCCGGCGGCCTGGAACTGGCGCTGTGGTGTGACCTGCGCGTGGTCGAACGCGACGCCGTGTTCGGGGTGTTCTGCCGGCGGTGGGGCGTGCCGCTGATCGACGGCGGCACGGTGCGGTTACCGCGGCTGATCGGCCACAGCCGGGCGATGGACCTGATCCTGACCGGGCGCGCGGTGGATGCCGACGAGGCGCTGGCGATCGGGTTGGCCAACCGTGTGGTGCCCACCGGTCAGGCGCGTGCGGCGGCCGAGGAGTTGGCGACCCAACTCGCCGCGCTACCCCAGGGCTGCCTGCGCGCCGACCGGCTCTCGGCGCTGCACCAGTGGGGCGAACCCGAAGGCGACGCAATGGCTTTCGAATTCGACAGCCTGCAGAAGTCGTCGGCCGAACTGCTGGCCGGCGCGAAACGGTTCGCCGACGGAGCGGGCCGGCACGGCGCCCAGGCCTGAGCCGCCGTCCTAACCCTTGTCAACCTTGTTGCCGCTGCCCAGATCTTCGATCTTCGGGTCACCGGCCAGGTAGACGACGGTGTTGTCGAGGCCGACCACGCTGATCTTGGTCTCCACGTTGTCCAGCGTGATCTTGTTGTCCGCCCCGCCGACGTTGACGCTCGAGCACGTGCCCTTGACTGTCAGCACGTTGTTGGATCCGCCGATGTTCAGCGACTTGCCCTCGGCGCAGTCGATATCGGCGGTGGTGCCCACCGACCCGTAATTGATGGTGTTGCCGATCTGGACCTGCGCCCCCGATGTTCCCGCCGTGACCGACGGCCGGCCCGACTCGTCACCGGATCCGCACGCGGTCAAGCCCAGTGCGAGCAGAACCACCGTCGACATCCCGACGATCTGAGTGCGCATGCTTCCTCGATTCTTTTTCACGTGTGCGGCTAGCCGAGCGGCACGTTGATGATCGGTCGCGGCGATCCGGCACCGGGGCCATCGAAATGCCACCACTCACCGTCGTACACCGACAATCCACCGGCGGCCATGGCCGCGCGCAGGACTGCCCGATTGTGTTGTGCGGCCTGGCTCACACCGTCGGTGGCGTACGCCAGCGCGTCGGGGGTGAAGGAATCGAAATCGGTGCCCATATCGGTCAAGCCCGTCGGGCCGTAGGTTGTGACATCTACCGACCGGCCGGATTCGTGGCTCTTGGAGTAGTCCCCGGGGCGTGCCACCCACGCCGGATTCGAGACCACCTCGAACATCCGTACCTGCACATCATGCGGCCGGTAGCAGTCCCAGAACACCAGCCGCAGGCCCTGCGCGCGCAGTTGCGCGGCGGCCACGGCCAAACCCTGTGCCAGGGATTCGTGCACCAGGCAGCGGGCTCCCGGCGGGTACAGCGGTGTGCCGACGAAGTTGTTCGAGGTGGCATAGCGCAGATCGATCAGGGCATCGGGCACCGCGGCGCGGACGTCGATGAAGCCGACAGCGCGGGCCGCGGCCGACACCGGGGGCGCTGGTTGCGCTTCGGCCGCCGGGGACAGATCGGGATTCACAGCGAGGCCACCTATTCCGCACAGCAGGGCGAACAGGGTGAGGAGTCGGCGCACGGGTCAGGCAGGCGCCCAGTTGATCCGGTTGGTCATCCCCAGCTCGCGGCCGTGATCGATCAGTGCGGGCGCGCCGTTGTGGTAGATGACGGTCTGGTCGTACCCGTAGACGGTGATGTCGTTGACGACGTTGTCGGCGACGACGATGTTCGACGATCCCTGCAGCGTCACCGCCCAGCAGCTGCCCTTGGCATAGATGGTGTTGCCGGTGCCATTGACAAGCAACGTCGCGTTGTTGCAGTCCAACGTCTGGGTGACGCCCTGACCGGTGATGTGGGTGTCGCCATTCTTGGCATCGGCCGCCGGGGCACAGGCCAACGCCATGGCTGCGGCAAGGGCACCCGCGGTCGCGGACCGGCTTCGGACTGAGAGGCTCGCCATGGGTCAACAGCGTACGGTGCCGCGGCGCGGTCGTGGCAGGTCTGCGCGGAATCACCGTCGGATCGTGCGACCGAGCTGAATCCGGGCCGGGTGAACTAGAGTCATTCGTCAGCCTCGCTAAAGGTGTAGTCGGGGACGGGTGGGACTTTCGGAAGGGGTAGCGATGGCAACGCGGGCGACCAAACTGAGCCGCGACGCCATCGTCAGCGCCGCGCTGGCGTTCCTGGACCGGGAGGGCTGGGACGCGTTGACCATCAACGCGCTGGCAACCCAGCTCGGCACAAAGGGCCCGTCGCTCTACAACCACGTGCAGAGCCTGGAGGACCTGCGCCGAACAGTGCGTATGCACGTGATTCAGGACATCATCGGCATGTTGCGAGCCGTCGGGGAGGGGCGCACCCGCGACGACGCGGTGGTCACCATGGCCAGCGCCTACCGCAGTTATGCCCACCACCATCCGGGGCGGTACTCGGCGTTCACCAGGATGCCGCTGGGTGGCGACGATCCGGAGTACACCGCCGCGGCCAGAGAGGCCGCGGGGCCGGTGCTCGCCGCCCTGGCGTCCTACGGGTTGGCCGGCGATAACGCGTTCTATGCGGCCCTGGAATTCTGGTCGGCCCTGCACGGATTCGTCCTGCTGGAGATGACCGGGGTGATGGACAATATCGACACCGACGCGGTCTTCACCGATATGGTCTTGCGGCTCGCGGCGGGCATGCAACAGCGGGAGCCGCAGCCGGGGCTCCGGTAGGCTCGAACTTGGGTGCTGCGGCGGGCGTAGCTTCTGACCTGCGATAAGGCCGTTACGCACGGGTTTGGTTCGGCGCGCCCACCCCTGGTATCGTGGAGCCTCGTGCCTGGCTGTCAGGGGGCACATGTGTCCGCTTTGTGGACCGTAACCCCTGCAGGTCGGGCGAATTCGTGTGTCTTCGTACGTCTGTCGGATGCATCGGGGCGAAAGCCGTGGTGCAGGCGCGTGCGACACGCCCGAACGCGGGGGACGCGAACGGGCGAAAACTGCAGTACAGAGACTTAGAAGTTCGAATAGCAACACAGAAAGCCGGTACATGCCAACCATCAACCAGCTGGTCCGCAAGGGTCGCCGCGACAAGGTCGCCAAGGTCAAGACCGCGGCCCTCAAGGGCAGTCCGCAGCGTCGCGGCGTGTGCACTCGCGTGTACACCACCACTCCGAAGAAGCCGAACTCGGCGCTTCGTAAGGTCGCCCGCGTTCGCCTGACCAGCGCGGTCGAGGTCACGGCCTATATCCCCGGTGAGGGCCACAACCTGCAGGAGCACTCGATGGTGCTGGTCCGCGGCGGTCGTGTGAAGGACCTCCCGGGTGTGCGCTACAAGATCATCCGCGGCTCGCTGGACACCCAGGGTGTCAAGAACCGCAAGCAAGCACGTAGCCGTTACGGCGCCAAGAAGGAGAAGAGCTGATGCCGCGCAAGGGCCCCGCGCCGAAGCGTCCGTTGGTCAACGACCCCGTCTACGGGTCGCAGCTGGTCACCCAGCTGGTCAACAAGGTGCTGCTGGACGGTAAGAAGTCGCTCGCCGAGCGCATCGTCTACGGCGCCCTCGAGCAGGCTCGGGACAAGACCGGCACCGATCCCGTCGTCACCCTCAAGCGCGCGCTCGACAACGTCAAGCCCGCCCTCGAGGTGCGCAGCCGCCGTGTCGGTGGCGCCACCTACCAGGTGCCCGTCGAGGTCCGCCCGGATCGCTCGACCACGCTGGCGCTGCGCTGGCTGGTGAGCTTCTCCAAGGCTCGTCGCGAGAAGACCATGGTCGAGCGCCTTGCCAACGAGATCCTTGATGCGAGCAACGGCCTCGGCGCCGCGGTGAAGCGTCGCGAGGACACGCACAAGATGGCCGAAGCAAACCGGGCCTTCGCGCACTACCGCTGGTGATCTTGTCCCTTCGGGGCACACCGGACAGCAATCAAGCAAGCGAAAGAGTGGGAATTTAGCCGTGGCACAGGACGTGTTGACCGACCTCACGAAGGTCCGCAACATCGGCATCATGGCGCACATCGACGCCGGCAAGACGACGACGACCGAGCGCATCCTCTTCTACACCGGTGTCAACTACAAGATCGGCGAGACGCACGACGGTGC
This DNA window, taken from Mycolicibacterium neoaurum, encodes the following:
- a CDS encoding crotonase/enoyl-CoA hydratase family protein, which codes for MSVDTLKTPPLKTMTYEVTDRIARITFNRPDKANAIVADTPVELAACVERADLDPNVHVILVSGAGEGFCAGFDLGAYADGSSSPGNDYRGTVLDGKTQAVNHLPDRPWDPMIDYQMMSRFVRGFASLMHCDKPTVVKIHGYCVAGGTDIALHADQVIAASDAKIGYPPMRVWGVPAAGLWAHRLGDQRAKRLLFTGDCITGAQAAEWGLAVEAPEPQNLDERTERLVARIAAMPVNQLIMAKLACNTALLQQGVATSRMVSTVFDGIARHTPEGHAFVADAVENGFREAVRHRDEPLGDHGRRASGV
- a CDS encoding PaaX family transcriptional regulator C-terminal domain-containing protein, whose amino-acid sequence is MRLTARSVVLSVLLGAHPAWASAAELITLTSDFGIRESTLRVALTRMVGTGDLVRSADGYRLSDRLMARQRRQDAAIDPQERPWDGLWTTVVITRVGADARSRAELRNGLAQNRFGELRDGVWLRPDNLQVALPADALARTRVLHSRDDDPAGLVAQLWDLDGWAAEGARLLDEIGSADDVPTRFVAAAAIVRQLLTDPVLPADLLPARWPGEQLRHAYRDFAAELVARRDQKVETI
- a CDS encoding crotonase/enoyl-CoA hydratase family protein, whose protein sequence is MSAETGSVRVEHNGPVTTVIMNRPAARNAVDGPTAAELYAAFEEFDADPDAAVAVLCGDNGTFCAGADLKAMGTPRSNRVRPDGPGPMGPTRMVLSKPVIAAVSGYAVAGGLELALWCDLRVVERDAVFGVFCRRWGVPLIDGGTVRLPRLIGHSRAMDLILTGRAVDADEALAIGLANRVVPTGQARAAAEELATQLAALPQGCLRADRLSALHQWGEPEGDAMAFEFDSLQKSSAELLAGAKRFADGAGRHGAQA
- a CDS encoding DUF3060 domain-containing protein, which codes for MRTQIVGMSTVVLLALGLTACGSGDESGRPSVTAGTSGAQVQIGNTINYGSVGTTADIDCAEGKSLNIGGSNNVLTVKGTCSSVNVGGADNKITLDNVETKISVVGLDNTVVYLAGDPKIEDLGSGNKVDKG
- a CDS encoding M15 family metallopeptidase, translating into MNPDLSPAAEAQPAPPVSAAARAVGFIDVRAAVPDALIDLRYATSNNFVGTPLYPPGARCLVHESLAQGLAVAAAQLRAQGLRLVFWDCYRPHDVQVRMFEVVSNPAWVARPGDYSKSHESGRSVDVTTYGPTGLTDMGTDFDSFTPDALAYATDGVSQAAQHNRAVLRAAMAAGGLSVYDGEWWHFDGPGAGSPRPIINVPLG
- a CDS encoding DUF3060 domain-containing protein, producing MASLSVRSRSATAGALAAAMALACAPAADAKNGDTHITGQGVTQTLDCNNATLLVNGTGNTIYAKGSCWAVTLQGSSNIVVADNVVNDITVYGYDQTVIYHNGAPALIDHGRELGMTNRINWAPA
- a CDS encoding TetR/AcrR family transcriptional regulator, whose amino-acid sequence is MATRATKLSRDAIVSAALAFLDREGWDALTINALATQLGTKGPSLYNHVQSLEDLRRTVRMHVIQDIIGMLRAVGEGRTRDDAVVTMASAYRSYAHHHPGRYSAFTRMPLGGDDPEYTAAAREAAGPVLAALASYGLAGDNAFYAALEFWSALHGFVLLEMTGVMDNIDTDAVFTDMVLRLAAGMQQREPQPGLR
- the rpsL gene encoding 30S ribosomal protein S12, translated to MPTINQLVRKGRRDKVAKVKTAALKGSPQRRGVCTRVYTTTPKKPNSALRKVARVRLTSAVEVTAYIPGEGHNLQEHSMVLVRGGRVKDLPGVRYKIIRGSLDTQGVKNRKQARSRYGAKKEKS
- the rpsG gene encoding 30S ribosomal protein S7 — its product is MPRKGPAPKRPLVNDPVYGSQLVTQLVNKVLLDGKKSLAERIVYGALEQARDKTGTDPVVTLKRALDNVKPALEVRSRRVGGATYQVPVEVRPDRSTTLALRWLVSFSKARREKTMVERLANEILDASNGLGAAVKRREDTHKMAEANRAFAHYRW